From the Lysinibacillus fusiformis genome, the window TTGGCATGGCCATTTTTCTTATTGGGGCATTGCTCGCACTCGCAAGCCGCTTCGATGTAAATATTGGTCTTCCTACCAAGGAATTTTCCAATCATCAACAGGTAGAAGAACTGCAAAATAAATTAAATAAGGCCAATCAAGAAAACGCTTCGTTAAAGGAACAATTAAAGCAAGTAAATACGGCTGAAAAAACTTCTACTACAGATTCATCTGAACAAGCTGTTGAACAAACAGATATGGAAGTGACATCGATGTCACTGCAAATCTATAGTGGCATCACACCATATAGTGTGGCACAAAAGCTTGAAGATGGTGGTATTATTACCAATAGTGTTGAAATGGAGTTACTACTCGCTAATCCTAAATATGCTAGAAGCTTACAAATCGGCTCCTATGAGGTCCATTCTGCCATGACTTTAGAAGAAATAGCTAATTTAATTACTGGCAAGAAACAATAACTTTAAAAGCTGTCGCCCATTCATATTAGGCGACAGCTTTTTTATTACGCTATACTTTCTAGGAAGGCTTTCATCATCATACTGCCTTCTTTTGTGCCGATTGATTCGGGATGAAACTGCAGCCCATAAAGAGGATATTCTTTATGTTGAATGGCCATAATCTCTCCATCATCACCCGATGTTGCAAGTATGTTAAAATCCTTGTGTAATGTTTGTTCTTCAATAATAAGCGAATGATAACGCATGACTTCAATGTCTCCATCTAATTGGGCAAATAATCCCGTTTTCTCGTATTGTAGTGGGGACAGCTTTCCATGCATAATGTTTTTGGCCTGCACAATTTTTGCCCCAAAAGCCTGCCCTATGGATTGGTGTCCAAGACAAATACCTAAAATAGGGAATTTTTGATAGAGTTCTTTGATGACCTCTATCGTTATACCTGCTTCATTTGGCGTTCCTGGTCCTGGTGATAAAATTATGGCTTCTGGCGACAATTTTTGAATTTCTTCTATAGTAATGGCATCGTTTCGCAAGACCTTGACACTTTTCCCAAGCATACTGATTTGTTGAAAAAGATTATAGGTAAAAGAATCGTAATTATCAATTAATAAAATCATTTTTTTACCTCCAATAGCGCACGGGCTTTATTCAGCGTTTCCTCATATTCTGACAATGGAATAGAATCGTAAACAATACCTGCTCCTGCCTGTACATGGGCCTTTTGATCCTTAATGAGCATTGTGCGAATCGCGAGGGCCAAGTCCATGTCACCTGTTGTCGAAATATAACCTACTGCTCCCGCATACACCCCGCGCTTTACTGGTTCTAATTCATTAATCAATTGCATGGCACGAATCTTAGGTGCTCCTGACACTGTACCAGCAGGTAAACAAGCACGAAGTACATCCAGTACATGGAGGTCATCTCGTAATTCGGCTATAACCTCAGACACCATATGCATCACATATTTATAGCGCTCAATACTCATGTATTTGATTAGTTTGACAGAACCGACTTTGGCAATACGTCCAAGATCATTGCGACCTAAATCCACTAACATACGGTGCTCCGCTATTTCTTTGCTATCTTCTAAAAGCGCATTTGCGATGGCTTCGTCCTGTTCTATTGTCGCGCCACGCGGCTTTGTACCTGCTATTGGATTGGTTGTCACCTTTCTATTTTTTACCTTTACAAGACTTTCAGGGGAGGTTCCTAAAATGACATAGGCTCCATAATCCATATAGAACATATAGGGTGACGGATTAGATGTGCGCAATTGACGATAGAGCGAGAATGGCGAACCCGTAAACGGCGCAGAAAAACGTTGTGATAACACAATTTGGAAAATATCGCCTCTCAAAATATGCTGCTTAGCACGTTCCACCAAAGTAACAAATCGCTCCTTTGAAATCATCGGCTTAAACTGTAGCTCATCCACGTTTAATGCCTCAAAGGTTGAGCCTGCACAAAGCTGTTGCTCCATCGTCGCTACAGCTGCCTCCATCTCCTCTAATGAACGCCCCTCGTGAAATAGATCAATCGAAGCTAATGTAATTTCCTGCGTTACATGATCAAAAACAATAAATGTATCATAGAAAAAAACATGCACATCAGGCATAGCTAAATCATCCTGTAAATAGTCTCCGATTTTTTCTGTGTAGAACGCTGTTTCATAGCCAAAGAAACCTATGGCTCCTCCAAAGAAAGCGAAAGGATAGTTTTCTTCATGAAAGGGTATTACTTCTTTTAATTGATCAAGCACATTGCCACTGACCTTGTCATTTTCCATTCCTTTTGAAAAGACGAATTCTTCGTTGTTTCCTTTTAGTTCAGCCACTGGATTGATGGCGATAAAGGAATATCGCCCACTCTCCTCATGTTTTGCTGAAGATTCGAACAACATTTTATGCTGCCCTCTAAGTGATTGATACACAGAGATTGGGGTCATCATATCCCCCTGTAATACTTTCATAGCATACTTTCTAAGCTCAACTGTCATACTCTTCTCTCCTTCTCTAAGCTCTGCTCTTCTACACCTCATATATCCTTGGCAGCATTGATCTGCCAAAGGCTTTCTCTTCATTCAGCTAAATCATTTGCTGTATAAAGATAAATATAAAAAGGCCTTTCCATCACAAAAGGACGGAAAAGCCGTGGTGCCACCTTCATTGGTCTCCTAATTAAGAAGACCCTCTTTAAGCCTTATAACGTAGGCATCCGCTAATCCGTACTATTTTCAGGATTAGAGCTCCGAAGTCCATTCACCAAACATTTGTACTAGTTTCCACCAACCACTAGCTCTCTATAACAAATTGTACTAGCTACTATTCTTCATCAAAGCTGATTTCTTGGTAATATTGTAAAGCAATCTATCTTACAATTCAATTTATTTTTTATTTCGTAGACTTTCATCTTCATGAGGGCTAACCAACGTTATCGATAACTCCTCCACTATTTGACGAATGGCAAATAAAATGTCCTGCCGCACTTCCAGCATAACAGCGGTATCATTTGTAGCAACAAAGAAACGGACAAGGACACGATAGGAATCGTGATGAAATTCATCTATAAATACATGAATCATGTCTTTCTCTGTTTTAGCATGTAAATAAATTTCCTTATGAATGGCCGTTAAGGCGCTGCGTATACCGTCCTCGTCATTATCGGAAGCGACAAATAAAAATTGCTCACATTTCCGTTTTTCTCTTCTAGATAAATTATAAAGTGGACGATTAACTAAATAGGAGTTCGGCACATACACAAGTCCTTTGTCTCCTGTTTGAATTAAGGTACTTCTTAAATTGATATCCTCAATCGTTCCTTCAATTTTTTGATCCTCTGTCGCAATCCAATCCCCTATTTGGAATGGATTATCTAATGCTACGGACATGCCACCAAATACATGCGCTAATGTATCACGAATACCAAAGGCAATCGCCACGCCCGTTAAACCAATTCCTGTTAAGAAGCCATTGAGATTAAAATCCCAAAAGGAAGCAATCGTAAACATAGCAAAAATCATGATGAGTACTTTACCGATTCGTAGGAAAAACGGTAATAAGACATTCTGATCCTCTTCGCTCGTTAATTCGAATGGTTGTTTCGTATAAAAATTCAATACATCATAAACCCCTTTAAAAGCAAAAAACACCATAATAGACAATACAAAATTCTTTGTTGATGGATGCGTAAATAAAGGAACCTTTATTAAATAAGATAAGCTTAGCACAATGACCGTCGTCATAAAGGCATAGCCAATTGCTTTACTAAATTGCGCCAGTACATTTGCTTGGAAGTTGCGCTGACGATCCTTTAAAAATATCACTGCACGATGAATAATTTTTTTGATGATGAAACGTTGAATAAGCCATCCAACTAAACAAATAATGACGGCAATTAAACCATCTATCCAAGTTGGGACTGTAAATTTAGGTAACAACCAATGTAATGAATCCATGTATTTCTCCTTTATAACTACCTATGTATCGCCAGCAAAAAGGAGCTGACCTTCAGTAATGGTTAGCCCCTTTTTGTTATTGTATGGCATCATCTGCAAAAAAAGCCTTACTAGCAAACCAAAATTGCTGTTTATTAAAATTATGTTCATGCATGGCAATCACTGAAAATTCAGCATGATATTTTTGCTTCATTTCCTCTAGCATGGTTTTCGCTTGCTTGCCAACGAGATGTTGCCCATCAATAGGTGTTCCTTCTGTAAAAATAATCACATCTGCTTCTGTGCCTAGTTGATTTTCCTGTAGTAATGCTTTCACAAACTGTAAAACAGGAAAAATGGCAGCCTCTCCCTTTGCCTTATATTCGATAAAACTCTTAAAATCAGCTAAATTTAAATGACCATTTTCAAAGCGGTAGTGGACATGAATTTGACGATCATACGGAACAATATATAAATCACGGCCTTCCCGATGTGCATTCATAAATAATGCTAAAATCATACTTTTACAAATCTCAGAGTAAGCTGCCATCCCTGTCGTTTGTTCTAAACATATAATCATCGGACCAGAGTCTTGTTGATAGTCATGAAAGGGCACATAGTAAATATTTCCGCTTTTCGTTGTCTGCTGCTTGAGCTTTTGACATCTTAGCTCTAACCATTTTCGTTCATAATACTGGCGTTGCTCTTTGCCGTTTGCTAAGCGTTCAGCTTTCTCAATAGCAGGGATATTTTCTCGGATTTCATGCATGATATCTGTCAATTCTAGTGCAAATGCTGCCATATTTCGTAATGGCTCACTCTTGAAAAAATAATCGATAAAATAATGTTGTTCTCCTTCACTTAACTCCTCTATATGTAGGTTTTCGTAGAGAAAACGTAAATAGTCAAGTTGTTCGATTGTCATCTGCTGGTCAAATTGCTTGATGAGGGATTCAATTGCATCTTTCACTTAGCAGCACCTCCTAAGCACCACATTTTTTGGATAATGTCTATAGTATAACCAAAAAATTTTTTTGACAATACAAAAACGCTCGCTATAAAGACGCTACAGAAAAAACAATGTTGCTACTTCAGGGATTTTTTTTGCAAAAGAAACATACTAACATTAGTAGTACAAACCAAGGCCATGGTTTGTGCTACTATTTTTTTATAGTAGAAGTGAAGAAAAGCCGACCAGCCTCTGGGACCATTTGTGAGTCCGTATATTAAACCGGCTAACTTCATGCCCTTATATGAATCAGTTTAGTATGTTGGGTCCAAGAGATCGTGTATAAGAAAGTGGAATCGATAAGGTACTGTGAAGGCTTCTATGATTGGTCAAAAGGAGAAGAATGAGATGAAACATGTTATTGCGTTAGATGTCAGTAAAGGAAAAAGTACTGTTGCGATTTATGATGGTCACCGCCAATGTGAATTCGAAGGTGTGCTACTTCATACACGCGGTGATTTTGAGCGATTACACGAACGAATAGTAGAGATGTCAAAACAAGATGGACAAGCACCAGCTATCGTATTTGAAGCAACAGGTACCTATTCAAAACCTATCGAAGCATTTTTCAAAGATTACGGCTACGCATACTGCCGCATGAATCCACTTGAAGCGAATTTACAGATGGCAACGATGCGTCGTCATAAAACCGATACTAGTGATGCCCATGAACTTGCGAAGACTCATTTTAAAATGGAACGCGAAATAACGTACATACAAGACGATTATTATGAACAGATGCGTGCACTGACTCGTTACTACGATGAAATTGATGAAGAAATCATTTTACTCAAAAGTAGAATGCATGCCATTTTACAGCTGAGTTTTCCAGAATTAGAAAAGCTGATTACACCGAGTTCAGCACTATTTTTAAATATTGTACAACTCTATCCACACCCCGCACTTTTACAAGCCCATTCAAAAACGATGATTAAAAATCGTTTAAAGGCCAATACGCGAAAAAACCTCTCGCTAATGCGTGCGGAGGCTAAAGCTATTACATTATTAGAAGCAGCTGAAAATAGTTACCCCGCGATTAAACCAACAGATATTCGTTGTGATCAAGCACGAGATTACGCAGCTCGCATTGCGGATTTACAAGAGAAGAAAGATACGCTTGTGAAACAGATGGTGGAATTGTCGGAAGGACGAAAAGAATATCTAGTATTTCGATCGATTCCTGGAATTGGCGATTCAACGGCGTGCCGATTAATTGGAGAGATTGGTGACATCCACCGCTTTCAAAATGCGAAACAACTGAACGCTTACGCAGGCATTGATATTATGCGGTACCAGTCTGGGAATATGCAATATCGAGACAGAATTAATAAACGAGGAAACAAACATTTACGAAAGATTTTATATTTTATGGTGTGCGCCATGCTTATGGCTAAAGGAAAACCGAATCATTTTGTGGACTATTACTACAAATTAAAAAAGCAACCTCAGAGGAAGCCTCATAAGGTTGCGATCATCGCCTGCATCAATAAGTTTCTGAAAGTGACATTTCAGTTACTGACGCATGGCATTCTTTACGATTATGAGTCCGCACTACCAGCTCAGAAATCGTAATCACCTACATAGAACTATATCATAATGACCTTTCGAAAAAAATAAAAATCGTCAGGTCTTTTTGGCGTATCTAAAAATGAGTGTGAAGTGATGAGGGATATCCCTCACCACTTCACACTCATAAAAATATAAATTATTCATTAAATAAAGTTGACTAATCGTAAGAAAGAGGCTGGGACATAACTAGCTTCAATTAGTGAGAAATCCTAATTTGAATTCATTCAAATTAGGATTTCTCTATTTTTTATGTTGTCTCCATACCTAATGGCTGTGAATTTTCTTAAATTCACAGCCATTAATGCCAGACCTATTTCATTTTTAACCTTCGATTTTCCTCGAACAGAAAATCGAGTGAAACGCAAATTAGCTTTCAAGAATCCAAAAACTGGTTCCACGTCAATTTTGCGTTGACGATAAATGGTACTCGTTTTTTCTTCTGAAAGCTTTGTTCTTACATATTCTTTTTGCTGTTCCCACTTCTCATTCACTATTAACTTACGATTATTTCCTTCTTTTGCTTTTGTACATAATGAACGGAATGGGCATTCGGAACAGTCTTCACATTCGTATACCTTAAACTCGCGCGTGAAATCATATTGATCCGTTTTCGTGGTACGATATTTAAATACAAGCTGTTGTTGGTTCGGGCATGTGTATTGATCATTTTCTTCATCATAATCCCAGTATGCTGTATTGAATTCGTTTTGTTTATACTTTTTCTTTTGTTCTTTTAAATACAAGTTATACGTAATTAAGGCTTCTCGTTTACGATTCGAAAGGATATCATCATAATTTTGTTCGCTACCATATCCAGCATCTGCGACAACGTGTTTTGGTAGTTCAAAATAATGTTGTTCGATTTCATCTAAAAACGGGATTAAGGTACGTGTATCCGTTGGGTTCGAATAGATACTATAGGCAAGCACATATTGACCTTCTGTTGCGACTTGGATGTTATAACCTGCTTTCAATTGACCATTTTTCATATAGTCATCCTTCATTCGCATAAATGTGGCATCTGAGTCCGTCTTGGAATAACTATTTCGCATGCCAAAGATTTCAAAGTCTTTTTGATATTTTAGTTTACGTACAATATAGTCGATTAATTGTTTGCGTGCTTGCTTTGGGAATTTCCGTTCGGCTCTTAAAGCTTTTCGCGCAGCTACATCCGATGAATCCTCTATTTTTTGATCATACGCGGAAATCACTTCGTCTACTTTTTCTACCATCTGGGCGAGCTCTTCTACTGCTAATTCTTCTACATTTTCTCGTTCAATTTCTGGTATGATTTCTTTCTCGAGTAGCTCATCGTATAACTGGTTTGATTTTTCAATTAATCCGTTATGATATTTCTCGATGGATTTTTTCCACACGAAAGTAAATTTGTTCGCATTGGCTTCGATCTTTGTTCCATCAATAAAAATAGCTTCCTGATCAATTAATTCTTCTTGGACCAACTGGCAACGGAATTGGACAAAACATTGGCGGATCAACTCTTTCATTTCTGGTTGAACACGAAAACGGTTGATCGTGCGGTAGCTTGGTTCATACCCTTGAGCTAGCCACATCATCCGAAGACTATCTTTTAATAGGGCTTCAATTTTACGCCCTGAGAAGACAGATTGTGTATAAGCACATAAGATAATTTTAAGCATCATGCGTGGATGGTAGGCGGGACAGCCTTCATTTCGAAGGAATGGTTCAAACGCTTCAGGCGAGATACTTTCAACTAGATGGTGGACATGGAAGGCAATATCATTTTTTTGTAATGTTACTTCTAAATCTAAAGGCAAAACTAATTGATTCATGTTATAATTTTTAAACATAAGGATCCTTCTTTCTGTATAATTT encodes:
- a CDS encoding anthranilate synthase component II: MILLIDNYDSFTYNLFQQISMLGKSVKVLRNDAITIEEIQKLSPEAIILSPGPGTPNEAGITIEVIKELYQKFPILGICLGHQSIGQAFGAKIVQAKNIMHGKLSPLQYEKTGLFAQLDGDIEVMRYHSLIIEEQTLHKDFNILATSGDDGEIMAIQHKEYPLYGLQFHPESIGTKEGSMMMKAFLESIA
- the trpE gene encoding anthranilate synthase component I; translated protein: MTVELRKYAMKVLQGDMMTPISVYQSLRGQHKMLFESSAKHEESGRYSFIAINPVAELKGNNEEFVFSKGMENDKVSGNVLDQLKEVIPFHEENYPFAFFGGAIGFFGYETAFYTEKIGDYLQDDLAMPDVHVFFYDTFIVFDHVTQEITLASIDLFHEGRSLEEMEAAVATMEQQLCAGSTFEALNVDELQFKPMISKERFVTLVERAKQHILRGDIFQIVLSQRFSAPFTGSPFSLYRQLRTSNPSPYMFYMDYGAYVILGTSPESLVKVKNRKVTTNPIAGTKPRGATIEQDEAIANALLEDSKEIAEHRMLVDLGRNDLGRIAKVGSVKLIKYMSIERYKYVMHMVSEVIAELRDDLHVLDVLRACLPAGTVSGAPKIRAMQLINELEPVKRGVYAGAVGYISTTGDMDLALAIRTMLIKDQKAHVQAGAGIVYDSIPLSEYEETLNKARALLEVKK
- a CDS encoding mechanosensitive ion channel family protein encodes the protein MDSLHWLLPKFTVPTWIDGLIAVIICLVGWLIQRFIIKKIIHRAVIFLKDRQRNFQANVLAQFSKAIGYAFMTTVIVLSLSYLIKVPLFTHPSTKNFVLSIMVFFAFKGVYDVLNFYTKQPFELTSEEDQNVLLPFFLRIGKVLIMIFAMFTIASFWDFNLNGFLTGIGLTGVAIAFGIRDTLAHVFGGMSVALDNPFQIGDWIATEDQKIEGTIEDINLRSTLIQTGDKGLVYVPNSYLVNRPLYNLSRREKRKCEQFLFVASDNDEDGIRSALTAIHKEIYLHAKTEKDMIHVFIDEFHHDSYRVLVRFFVATNDTAVMLEVRQDILFAIRQIVEELSITLVSPHEDESLRNKK
- a CDS encoding IS110 family transposase, with protein sequence MKHVIALDVSKGKSTVAIYDGHRQCEFEGVLLHTRGDFERLHERIVEMSKQDGQAPAIVFEATGTYSKPIEAFFKDYGYAYCRMNPLEANLQMATMRRHKTDTSDAHELAKTHFKMEREITYIQDDYYEQMRALTRYYDEIDEEIILLKSRMHAILQLSFPELEKLITPSSALFLNIVQLYPHPALLQAHSKTMIKNRLKANTRKNLSLMRAEAKAITLLEAAENSYPAIKPTDIRCDQARDYAARIADLQEKKDTLVKQMVELSEGRKEYLVFRSIPGIGDSTACRLIGEIGDIHRFQNAKQLNAYAGIDIMRYQSGNMQYRDRINKRGNKHLRKILYFMVCAMLMAKGKPNHFVDYYYKLKKQPQRKPHKVAIIACINKFLKVTFQLLTHGILYDYESALPAQKS
- a CDS encoding IS1182 family transposase, yielding MFKNYNMNQLVLPLDLEVTLQKNDIAFHVHHLVESISPEAFEPFLRNEGCPAYHPRMMLKIILCAYTQSVFSGRKIEALLKDSLRMMWLAQGYEPSYRTINRFRVQPEMKELIRQCFVQFRCQLVQEELIDQEAIFIDGTKIEANANKFTFVWKKSIEKYHNGLIEKSNQLYDELLEKEIIPEIERENVEELAVEELAQMVEKVDEVISAYDQKIEDSSDVAARKALRAERKFPKQARKQLIDYIVRKLKYQKDFEIFGMRNSYSKTDSDATFMRMKDDYMKNGQLKAGYNIQVATEGQYVLAYSIYSNPTDTRTLIPFLDEIEQHYFELPKHVVADAGYGSEQNYDDILSNRKREALITYNLYLKEQKKKYKQNEFNTAYWDYDEENDQYTCPNQQQLVFKYRTTKTDQYDFTREFKVYECEDCSECPFRSLCTKAKEGNNRKLIVNEKWEQQKEYVRTKLSEEKTSTIYRQRKIDVEPVFGFLKANLRFTRFSVRGKSKVKNEIGLALMAVNLRKFTAIRYGDNIKNREILI